Proteins from a single region of Cydia splendana chromosome 9, ilCydSple1.2, whole genome shotgun sequence:
- the LOC134793548 gene encoding eukaryotic translation initiation factor 4E-like gives MAGNNTEEVEGSATTDVKTNSAAEVPPEFLIKHPLQNTWSLWFYDNDRNKTWEENLIELTTFDTVEDFWRLYHHIKLPSELRQGHDYAVFKQGIRPMWEDDANKMGGRWLISLEKKQRNSDLDRFWLDVVLLLIGENFENADEICGAVVNVRPKLDKIGVWTADASKQHATVEIGRKLKEQLGIHGKIGFQVHRDTMVKHSSATKNLYTV, from the exons ATGGCCGGAAATAATACCGAAGAAGTAGAG GGGTCCGCGACCACCGATGTGAAGACCAACAGTGCTGCGGAAGTACCGCCAGAGTTCCTTATCAAGCACCCCCTACAGAACACTTGGAGCCTTTGGTTTTACGATAATGACAGAAACAAGACATGGGAAGAGAACCTGATAGAACTCACCACATTTGATACAGTCGAGGACTTTTGGAG ACTGTACCACCACATAAAGCTACCATCAGAACTACGCCAAGGGCACGACTATGCAGTGTTCAAACAAGGCATCCGTCCCATGTGGGAAGATGACGCCAACAAGATGGGAGGCAGATGGCTTATCAGTCTTGAGAAGAAACAGCGTAACTCCGACTTGGACCGGTTTTGGTTAGATGTG GTTCTTTTACTCATTGGGGAGAATTTCGAGAATGCTGATGAAATTTGTGGAGCAGTTGTGAATGTTAGGCCTAAACTTGATAAAATAG gTGTGTGGACAGCTGATGCTTCCAAACAGCATGCTACTGTAGAGATTGGCAGAAAACTGAAGGAGCAGCTCGGGATCCACGGGAAAATCGGCTTCCAGGTCCATAGAGACACTATGGTCAAACACAGCTCGGCCACCAAGAATCTGTATACTGTTTAG